The Nicotiana tabacum cultivar K326 chromosome 5, ASM71507v2, whole genome shotgun sequence sequence gcaaacaaacgttcctactagggatccggcatgaagctgagttattctaagtgtaaaacctggggtatactgttctagacctggcttacccaagcggacagcttgagccgaagtgggggcaacgtaccgggagcacgaaagtctacccagcctagttacttggcccaacttcgttctatttggtatgacttctaacagaaaggtgggccacgcgcatgtgtgcaccataaattcagaagactcaaaaagaagaagggtttcgtaacagtttatatatacagttcagataatatcaaagcggtaaaaagcaacatttagcacattaagcccaaacatgtgaataaaccagataataaataaagccaaatataacaattattctaaactcaaattcttgaaccctgaaccaaagattcttGGTTCgtttccccagcggagtcgccagagctgtcacacctcctttttcactacaccccgtaaaggggtataagggagtttttccaattaaaggacaatcgaaacgggattaattatttaaagattcagagtcgccacttgggagatttatggtgtcccaagtcaccggtaaAATCGACgaaaagtttgactctgtttaacagtccgcgaaccaaaaattcgggtaaggaattctgttaacccaggagaaggtgttaggcactcccgagttccgtggttctagcacggtcgcttagcaatttatacttgaCTCAAATTGTCCAATTACCtattttaaaacctatgtgcaattatctTTTTTCCGCATTTAAATCATttgatttattcgtaattaaagaattgagttacacGTACGTATGCTCTTTTGTTTTGgagcgtcaaaaatcatgtcacgcgtacgtatccATAATTGATAACGTATTTGTATCTAAGAAAATTTTAGTTTGAAgctgcgcgaacgcatccctcgagtcttTTTTTAAAGAGTTAAATTTGCAAATATGTTACGCGagcgtatacataatcacaatactaatctaaattgggtctaaagcaaactacgatcgtttaaaataacaaaagaaatttgcggaggccatgaaaaattcaattGATGGCAAACCCCGATTATAAAAGAGTTAGTATTAATTATCTGAGGGCCATGGCTTATTTAATAAAAATGGCAAATCTCAATTTCTAAAGAGtgaaaattaattaagtgagggccatgggttttgggattttattcaACATGGCACACCTCGAGTTACTTTACTCAGCCAAAACAAAACTAAGGATGTTCATAAGTGATTATTTTGCTAAATGGGAAAAATATGCTAGTTTtatgacttaattgctttaccaATTCCTATACGAAATAGCTCGAACCAACAgatcatatttgttttaatcccaaTCCAATTTTGTATCTTCCTAAGACTAACAAACGGCCCAACCAATGTAAATGCTAACCAAGCAGCCTATCGATTAATAAGGCAATGAGAATTCAATTTAACGAAATTCACATTTTTCTCAAACAGCTTATTTTCCAATTGAAGATAGAAGCTACAGAATCTTACAGCAAAATCATGAATACTAGCAAATGACCAAATAAATATAGAGGAGGCAAATTATATTTATTCAATTCTTACGCACCAAGAGAACAATACAAATCCGCCGATTATTACTGGTTTTAAATGATTACTAGTTTATATCTAAAGCCCTTAAAAGAGAATAGCCATCGAAATAACTTAAACAAACATATACCAACACTCTACAGTTAATGACCAAATTCCAAGATTTATTTTTCATTCAACTAGAAGAAACTGATCTCATTCACCTCAAATTATAACAAAGTCCAAATCTGAGAAGAATCCAAGTTCAAAATCCATAATAAACAAGTTCAATTATAGTCCACCCAAATTTAATCCAGATTCGACCAATTAAAAGACTCAACCAAGGATCTATGCATTTTATGGAAGATGATTACGAGATTTCTTGAATGTTAACACATACCAATCAGATTTCGAAATTACGACAAATTCATTGCAGTAGAAATAAAGGATCGTAATTCAACATACTCCAGATTTCCATTCAAACttaaaatcaaaacaaatcaaACCTAATAATGGGTTGATTATGAAAGCAATATTAAACTCCAATTTCAACGATTAACAAAAGGCAATGGAATTTAACAATTTCAATTTCACAACAACGCAACTAATCACACTGCTCCTGCACAGAAGCTACCATATCCAGTGATATTTGATCATTCAATATCTAATTAAGCAAATGGCTACTCAAAATTATATGCAGAACTCCATTACTGACCTAACTAAGCAAACATGATGTCCTAACTTTTAAGCAGATTTAAACATTATGACCAGGTCCATTTACACAGTGCTGGTTTTAGATTACAGAATATTCGACCAAAATCGAATCCCATATCCATTTTTAAACCAAACGCAACCTCTAAAAGCACTATCACTGACCAACATTCAAACGTAAACATATTCAAACTAAAACTCGAAATAAAGACAGAATTAAACTCTTCTAATGAGAATAAATGGCCAACATGCTTCAAATCTTCCTGATTTCCATATCACAGAAGGTTTTACAGTGGGTAGAATGAAAATATACctagaaatgagtgtaaaaaggGGTAAGAttcagcagtagcaacaacaagaCCCAGCAGTAGAAATACTCCAAGGAAAACCAATTTTTTTAACCAAATTCAAGCCAGTAGAAGGATCAAATGATGCTCAGTAATCAAAATGCAGCCAACACTTGAACCAAACACTTTAAAATCGACAAGTTCAAATCATTTTTAACCTCTGATTATTCAGGAATTATTTCAAAAATGAAAAGCCTCAAGAATTTCAGAAATTTTAATGGAACagtaatattttgtatttttttccgtATTTTTCTAAatgtttttctttgtgttttccTGTACCCCTTCTAACTCTTAAGCTCTATATCTCTTCGATCCTCCTCTTTTCAGTATGTTCAGCCCTTTTAAATAAGCATTCAGCTTAGTGCTTTCTCCATTACCAATTTACCTTTTCAATTCTTAGTTGTCCACTTAACCTAATTAGTGTAATTCTAACCCAACCACTATTGAGAAGCTTCTTAATTAGGTGAACACTTAAATAATTCTCACTATTATCTTAAAGTTTCAGTTTTTAAACTTGAAATTCATGGACCAGGCTGAACCCAATTCATATCATTTTAGGCTATTCGATCTTTATACAAACAAACTCTCCCAGCAGACTGCCTAATAGCTCTTAAAATGAAacaatttcaaattttcaataaaattAGCAGGAATCAATTCAAGAACTACTGTGAGTTTAAACTACtgagaaacaaaacaaaaaccaaacaaaatcaacaaacaatCTATTAACTAAAAAAACATAGAACAAAACTGACCAAATAAATATTCTAATAACAGAAAGGAGTAgaagaagataataatataaggaaatagaaaaaattaaaatcagGAAATCTACCTCCAAATATTTGAATATTGTCTCTAATTAGGCCTTTAATTTTCTTCGAATTGTGGCCGGAATataccttaatcgagtgttctcgactgagaacacacaaCTAAGGTCGATTGCGACCTCAAACCTTCAAACATCTAACGATTTGGATTTTTGGGATTTGGGGTTTGTTTTTTTCAAATCCAGATTCAAGGGATTTCAAGGGTATTCGAGGGAAACTAGTGATGGATTAGGTATGAGGGGGTCAAGGCGGttgtgtggtgttaatttggggtcgaTTGGGTAGGTTAGGGTTCAAGGATCTGAATTTTTATCAGATATTCGACAAGTTCTGAGATGATTCGAAGGTAACATGTTAAGGATTCGGAACGGGGAGATAAAGGAGAGTcgatggtgttaatttggggttgtttgggcACCGTCCACCGCCGTGGGCGATTTACGGCGGGCGGAAGACAGTGGTGTGTCGGTTGTTCTCTAAAGAGAGACAAATGAGGGGGGGTTCTGAGAGGGGTAAGGGTTTGGGGTGGGGGTTGATATATTAAATGTTTGATTTAATTAGGGCCGTTGGATGATTGGAATCCAACGGCTCTGATTAAATCGTAAATGGGAACGAGGTTGTTTTGGTTTAAACTGGGGCGGTCAGGGTGAGGGAACGGGTCGGGTTGTGAGGTAGGCTTTGGACCGTTCGATCAGGCTgattcaacggtccagattgaaatgcctgaaacggcgtcgtttggttgaggctgGAGACGGACCGGGTATGTGCCTGGTTTTGGGTTGGACTGGGGTAAAAAAATTGGTTTGGACTTGGGGATTAAATTGGattggcccaattccgatttccttctcttttatttaattctttttccttttcttttcttcctttgtctttcaaaatttgaaattaaaatcctaattaaattataaaagacctaattagcttaaaaatattaattaactttaaataatacctatcacaaataattaaacactaaattaaaagaaaatcacacaatttgaccaaaatacaaaaatatattattttttgtgaatttttatttttttaaaacacctaattattaattaattctaaaaatgtaaaaatcaaaatcttaaaTGAAAAATGCtatgttttttgtatttttaatgcattaatgaaattaaacatgcacacaaacatatacaaacaatcaggaaaatcgcacaataattcctaaaaataacacataattaaagaaaagacctaattttgggaattcttttggagtaattcgtatgaggcaaaaatcacgtgctcacaacagaCATCTTACCTGCTAGAGCTGCTCAAATAGAAACTGCAACTCTACcttctgagagggtggaatatacctatctagaaagatacgggtgaacctttcccaagtcatgggaggagaatctgctggtttGCAAAGAACAACCATCTAGGGGCCCTGCTTTCCATCCGGAAAGTAGCAATGTCCACCCATGGGActcaatatcctcatgttgtgtagtcactacaaaaatattggaattatCTACGAACATCGTCGCTAATGTGTCACTAAAATGCTCGTAGCTAGTAGAATCTTTTGATAATtcgtcgctaaatgagattagcgacggatttttctgtttagctacagaatCTGTCTGTCGCTAAAACCTGATTTCTTTAGTAGTGAGTCTGTCCCTgtaccgatcaatgaagtcctggggatcctcatgtcgctcacttGCAAAAacaggaggatgtagcctggtccatcagtccaatagcttctgcggctcgccggccgcaactggtctgggctcaggtacaactgctgccactggctgggctccgcccATAGGTAGTGCACCCAAGGTCTGATATACGACAACTtcatgccctggagcctgagcggtaggggtctgtactccccctcccacctgagatgtggctgggtccgtTTGAAATAAACCAGTCTGAGTCATAGTATCCATGTACAGTAGGATACAGCCTATGACTTCCTGGAATCTCAATGCTGATATGAAATCTACCAGGGCTGGCTCTAAtgcaggcacctcaccctgctcctcgataataggatcctctactggatccgctggtggcatagctggagcaactctaggacgtcCTCGTCATCTACCCCGGACatgagccctccctcggcctctagcaacagggagAGCAGCTCCTTCCTGATCTGAAACATTAGCTACACTCgttctcatcatctgtgagagaataagagaaagacacTTAGTGTTCacacatcaactgcacgatatgaaataaagaaagagtagtttcctaacaccctatagcctcttaaAGATAAGCATGGGCATCTCTGTATCGttcaacaagactctattaggcctgctcataacttgagAGATCTACatgaatctagtgctctgatatcatgttgtcatgacccaattctctTATAGGCTATGATGGCGCCCACCGCCGccgctagacaagccaacagtAAACTAACTACGTGATTTCccttttaaataaatttttaaagtaaTTAGATTTTTCCTTAATAAAAAGATTTAAGAAACAACAGTTTAAATATATAGAACAAAAGTAGCAGAGTGCAAATCATAACCATAGTAATAATTCAAAATCACAAgtctagtgtgtgccaagacccgatGTCACAATGCATGAGCACTAATAGATTCTACAAAACTCTAGCTACTGTCTGAGATAGAAATAGACAGAAATGAATGTAAATGAGAGACACTAGGTTCTGCGGAACGGCTCAgtaagcagctcaccactaggcctccggATAACGGGGATGCGCGCCCGTGTGatcaccagatgcacctgcctcagatcctgcacggtcaGTGCAGAAGGGTAATataagtacataaacaacatgtacccagtaagtaccaagtctaacatcgaagaagtagtgacgaggattcgacttcgacacttactatgagcTAATAATATGAATATAAAATGAACACGGGATATGTGAATAATAATTACAGCTCATTAGCAAGAAGGAACAAGAAATTCATTCacaaataaataatttctgaGTAATTTCCTATCATTAATAATAGTTTCCTCACAAGCCacaaataatatcaagtataattaggctccgagtattattaagcacgatttatgccgaggtcatacgacccaatccagaataacgtgtacactgccgagggacgtgtggcacgatccatagatgcatctattctactgcCGAGATAttcggcccgctctacaagaatttaggatactttataagcatttgacttaacatttttacaaggctaatacacaaTGTAATACAAGTtccattaacggtcaagtaacccgccaaaaaaTCAAGTATGTGAAATTCGATCTtatacaattcctttatcaagttccaatatgatTTAGATAACTTAATTAACAAGTAAGGCACAAAaattacaagtatttcatgatttaggtCCTAAACTACttggacataagcataattagtagctacacacgggctctcgtcaccccgtgtgtacgtagcccccacaaatagaagcaaataTAAATTTGAATcatctatggggtaaattccctcttacaaggttaggcaagagaattaccttgtctcaaagctccCTTTCTAGTCACAATTTCGTTCTAAGGCCTCAACTcagtgccgaacaatccaaaactagcaaatgttatataaattaatgtTCAAAAGTTCTTATTCTAACTGTTAGAGTTATCACCCAACCCAAATTAAAGGATTTCTAAAATTAATCCTCGGGCCTACATGTCTGGATTCGAAAAagtttcgaagaaagttgttacccataacctcacgaactcaaatatataatttccacTCAATTCCATAGCAAATTTTgaggttaaatcccatttttatcaaaacctagctTTTTAATCTAAAccaaaatttttactaatttccatgttaaaatctacccataaactatgtatttaacttacattatatagaaattacttatctcaaatagctagtgaaaacccctctctaaccagctccaaaatcgccccaagaaATGCAATGAATGAACCTAAAATGCTTAAGTCCCGACTTAAATTAAGGTTTTTGCCTCCAGGTCTTTCGCATCTACCGTCACTGGGCCACATTTGTATGGACgggatcccgcttctgcggcgagCGTGCCGCTCCTGCGGCTTAGGTCGCTTCTACGTTTTCCCCACAATCACCCGTACCTGCGTTCCATGTCCAAACACTCCAAAGACGCTTCTACGGCCAAAACCACACACCTGCAAGCTCCCACCTACAGCCAAAAGCTCACAGGTGCGGGCACAATAGAACTGGCGCACCAACAGCCCTTTTGAGTCTTAACTCAATCCACGCATCGTCCGAATGGCATCCAGGGCccccgaggccccgtccaaacataccaacaagtttaaaaatcataaaacgtcgtccaaacataccaacaagtttaaaatcttaaaacagactcgctcgaaccctcaaaatgcagaaaataacattaaaagtaagaatcacaacccaaaaccaataggatcaacttatgaacttcaaattcttccaacttcCTCCGAACgcaccgaaacatacttaaactaattagaatgacaccaaattttgcgtgcaagtcttaaatcatcatacaaagctattccCAGGATatgaatcccaaacggacctcgataacatcaatacctactccaaaccaaatttaaagaacttaagaaccttcaaggtgccaactatcaatattaagcaccgaaacgctcccgagccatccaaaacccgatttgaacatacgcccaagtcaaaattatcatacaaacctattggaaccgtcaaatcccagttccgaggtcgtttactcgaaatattgaccaaagtcaaacttagctctttttgccaaccttaaggaaccaagtgttctaatttcaacccaaacccttcaaaatcccgaactaaccatccccacaagtcataaaatagttaaAGCACATACAgagagtcttatttaggagaacgaagatctagaaagtaaaacgaatGGTCGGGTCGTTGCAAGGGGAAACCCATAAAAGCTCCAAACTTCGGCCATGACAAAATTTAGATCGATAAAAAATGAAAACTATCTTCACAATTGTTAAAGGAAATTATGAGATTTTGTAGAAAAGGTCTTATAGAATCGGAGTTGAAAGATGGTTGATttcaaagagagaaagagaaatccTTTAGCATGAATTGTGATTGGGGCAGTGTGGGGGAAGAAACGAATTGTGAGGGTTTAAAGGGATTTACCAAATTAAAAGGATACAATCAAGGGATACTCAATAATTTTAAACTAATTCgaatataattaataaattatatatgaagGTGTAGTTAAGTAAAACCTCTTTAGTGAGTAAATAAGCTTctaatattatataaataagtaaaaaatctctattatatattataaatgaTAAACACAGGGAAAGACTTAAAATATATTCTAAAGATCACACACTGCCATCCACCTCCATATTTCTTGTCAAATTCCTGCGTACAAAGCACAAAACATCAGGACAAATTGTATTTTGTTTGGGCAaagatcacttttagcccgcgacCAGAACTATTTACATCCAATAACCGGAaaagtataaaatttatatatttttttatatagaaCATACAAAAATGTGTGCGTATatatttttcgactattatttaaAGAGTGATTATACACTGTCATTTTTctaatatatatacacacacacacacacacacacggcTACTATTTTGATAGCGGTTGTAAAATGTCATTTTATATTTAAATTCACCCACAAACCACAATAGCAAAAGCCAATTGGGAGCCATAATTAGGCATATAATTCCTAACAACTAGTATTaagataaatcacgtatttttagaaccacaaattaaATATAATTGTAGCCCGATTTTGACCATATACAAAATTATTATATGGATTCATCGTAATCATTTATTGTTCAAGTATCTTTAGGAGTTTTCCACGTCAAAATAACCATTAAAGTTTTAATATGTTTTGATCTTCCTATTTAGTTTTTTTGATTGATAttgctatatattttttataccattttcaaggtaaatactGAAGCTGGTGGTGATGTATCATCTCCCATGATCAGATGAACTGGACAAATTAAAGAAGTTGGAATGATGATAACGAAGGAAAATGCTTCCTTACGCTATGAAAAAGAAAAGGGTGTTGGGTTGATTAAACCTCTTAGGGCTTCGATACCATGAAAGGCTCTGTTATTCAATAACCAAAACAAACAACATTCAATACATTCCAGAGTAAATAAAACTTCTAACCCTATAGAATTCTGTCTTCAATAAACTTACATCCTAGAGTTTGAGTGTGATTAGGAGTCATTCTTTAAAGTAAATACAATCTCTCGCTAATTCACAAATGACCACACAACTCTACAAAGTCTCAACATTCACAATAAACTTATTTATATGGAAGAGAGGCTCTTCAAATGAGTAAAACAAAATCACGATTACACTTGAAAACAATCAAATTCTTGAAGCACAGCATCATTAATTACTACTCCCTCTAATTAGTTCACCTTCCTGCAGTTTACGCGAATTTGACCTTGATCCCCGGTCAATGGCTTGATATTTCCCATCTTAATCATAGACTCAGCGAAATCTTTAGCGAAAATCCCAAGGTTGGTACTATATATTTGAACAAGGTTATCAGTTTGTCCACCGCTAAACAGTGCTTGATCAGAGTGCAGAAGCCCTTTCTTGCACAACAAGTTACTAAAATATTCCGTGTCAAAAAGAACTGGCGCTGGATCAAGAGGAGCAAGGTTGGAATCACCTCCACTACGTGGACAATCGGCTTGGCGTTGACTTGCAAAGGTTGAGTCAATATTGTTAGTCTCGTTATAGATACGATCTCTGAAAGTGAAACATTGCGCAAACCCTAGTGTATCGCCACCAGAGAGCGCGACGAGATCTTTTTCATCCAAGCCTTGGTTCTTGAAGTTGTTGATAAGTGCAGGTAAGTCCAAGAATGGAGGTGGGATGTCGTTGTTGGCCATGTTTCTATTTGCTGTAGTGGAGTCTCTTCTTCCCAGTTGCACTTCCCACGTTGGTCCACCTAACTGTTCATGAAATTAAAAACCATCTACTACTACTTAATAGTTAACTTTAATTGTTAAGGGTTCATTAGTAGCCATTGCAGCTAGCATATCACTAAGCATTTATAATACTATAACTTAGAACTAATATAGTATTTGAGTATAATATTAACCATGGAAAAATATTCTCCTCGTCCcaattttttgatatatttcggATTTAGgaagtcaaacttctcaattttgATCGCGAATTTaaacataaaatttttaatttttttaaataatatttacaaATTAAAAAACTACATAAAAAGTAGTATAAGTCACAATAACAATTGACTCTTGAAATCCGAGTAGTATCAAACAAATTGAGATAGAGGAAGTATATATCATAGTAAAGGAAAAAACTTGACTAGAGGATAGAGGGGGAGCGATACACACTTCAAATCTGCAACAATGTCTGCACAAGATACAATAGGATGTCCGCAAGCTTTATCAACCTCCGACTTGATTTTGTCAATCACTTCAAATCCTCTAATAGAATTATTATTAGGTCTAGCAGTCTTTTCACTGTCAATAGTCTCCGTTTGGTCAAGAAGAATCGAAGCATCACAGCCCTTCATTTACAAGAAACAttagtaacatatctaaactctaATTTTAAAATACTGAGTTGATCGATCTAAtctaatttaactttaaaaactAGTCAAATTGACTCTCGAGAAGCAAAAAATATCAGTCTTTTCACTGTCAATAGTCGCCGTTTGATCAAGAAGTATCGAAGCATCACAACCCTTCATTAACAAAACATGCATTAGTAACGACATCTCAAGCATTAACCAAAAGCAATGAATTCATTCCCAACTTCAAGATTTTAGGTTGAATACTCAGATGCTTTCACAAATAGAAATTGGGATGAAatgaaaaatattaattagtGCGAGAAACATATAAGCTCACATTAACGAAGCAATCATGAAAATGCAGACGTAGGAGCGAAGCGCCCATTCGTCTCTCTTGGCGGACAGCATCCTCAACAACCCGTTTAATGGTTGGTAAAGCTTCAGGACAAACATCATCATAGAAATCATCTGATAAATCCGAAAATACCATGACTGTTAAAGATAACATGATCAACACATGAAGAAAGAAGAAGCTACTTGAAACCATTTTTGATAATTAGTTTTTACTATAGTCTATGAAGTTCTGCACTTTCTATATATGTGATGTTACTGATTTTGTGTGATGATGAGAGTAAAATGTGGCTATATTTATAGGTTTGAAAAATGTTTACTATTATAACACGACAATGGCTTTAGGTTTAGCAACTCTCCCAAGAAAAATGAGCCAGACTTTGACAATTTCTaagaagacaattttttttttttttttttaatgttctGGTCTTTTGTATCAATGCATGCATGAAAAGTTCAAACttggtatttttcaaatattatatttatgatAACTAAGACTAAACCTACTATTTAGGTAACGTATAGATTAACACCATATCATTTTTGACTTAGTAGATAATATGGGAGGTGCTGATTATGGGGAAAATATTGTTAAAcgtttgaaatttttatttttctagctTCAGCAAAATATACATATATTCACATATAAGAACAATGAttcttatttctctcttattGTTTATTTTACGTGCTTTAATTATCACTTGTACATACTCTTAAGACAGTAAGAGATGAAATACTGAATCAATTATAGTCAGTGACAAAGATTTTTGTAAGAGAAAAACTAAAGAATATCAAACATTTTCTCCGGGGATAGATATAGCCAAAATATTTACTTCACAAGAATGATATCATATGAGGGATTAATCAAGGAGCTATGCGCACTAATTATAATATAAGCAACTACCATGCTACTTTAAGGATTTTGATTAATAGTTTttgtaataaataaattatcaaaaGGTTGTCTGTTAGCGCTGCTCTTGCGACATGATAAAGTGTCGGCTACTTTTagggtttattttattttaaaagaagaaggaaaaaaagggaaaataaagaaaaacggtTTACTGGCGGGGTTGCGTTTGCAACATGAAATTCTCAAGGAGAAGATTAAGAGGCCGTTACAGCAAGTTTACTTGTAGCCACCAGAGAAGGATTGAGATTTTTTAATTCCCCTTAATGACATCTATTTGTTTGTCATACaaatatattaatatttagtACTTATTTGTTTGGTTATTTTCGTCGTGCAAAGATTCAGAATTACTAACTTATAAAGTTAGACTCTTGTTCACTTTAAACCATGAAAACAAAGATTAGAAACCGACTTTAAAGTTGCGATTTTGTGACATGAAGTTTTAAGGAACGGAGGTAATTTTGTCCTCCTTTATTTGATGCCAGAAAGGATTTTAGTTTCGATTATGTGATTGTAACATGACCCATTACAATCCATTCAATATTGTTTTATGGTTtgtgtttacctcgaaaatgataattacaattagatttgattttgtgattctaaaaatacgtgatttatttttatgctagttgttaggcagtagatgtTAAGTGTGAGACtaaaaaataagataagagcttgAAGATAGTATGTTATGCAAACCGAGTGGCCGAGAATCGGGACCTCGAGCCAGACTATacggggcctcggggtcgagctAAGCGTCAGGCCGTGAACGGCCGATAAAGGACTAACAGTTCTAAGAGCTTTAGTGacggctctttatgatcaatgataaataataaatgaagaacaatcaatgaaacgcaataaatctatatatataattGAGGGGTATTGACTGATGACACGGCATGTCTCTTCGACAGGAATACACATTTTTCTTAATTCTCACAA is a genomic window containing:
- the LOC107799209 gene encoding peroxidase RIP1-like — protein: MVSSSFFFLHVLIMLSLTVMVFSDLSDDFYDDVCPEALPTIKRVVEDAVRQERRMGASLLRLHFHDCFVNGCDASILLDQTETIDSEKTARPNNNSIRGFEVIDKIKSEVDKACGHPIVSCADIVAVGFQESIVILGGPTWEVQLGRRDSTTANRNMANNDIPPPFLDLPALINNFKNQGLDEKDLVALSGGDTLGFAQCFTFRDRIYNETNNIDSTFASQRQADCPRSGGDSNLAPLDPAPVLFDTEYFSNLLCKKGLLHSDQALFSGGQTDNLVQIYSTNLGIFAKDFAESMIKMGNIKPLTGDQGQIRVNCRKVN